One window of the Streptomyces sp. NBC_00259 genome contains the following:
- a CDS encoding NUDIX hydrolase: MSLYDNAVRVLKEYEGVREGREGQEELRQTYLDHLAAYPDGMWKACEAGHLTASALVVDPSRDRVLLTLHRKLGMWLQMGGHCEPGDATLADAALREATEESGIDGLTLLPGGPVTLDRHAIPAPCHWHLDVQYAALAAPDAAPAMSDESLDLRWFGYAEVADVADASVVRLLERTRARL; this comes from the coding sequence GTGAGCCTGTACGACAACGCCGTCCGGGTACTGAAGGAGTACGAGGGCGTCCGGGAGGGGCGTGAGGGCCAGGAGGAGTTGCGCCAGACGTACCTCGACCATCTGGCGGCGTACCCCGACGGCATGTGGAAGGCCTGCGAGGCCGGGCATCTGACGGCCAGCGCGCTGGTGGTCGACCCCTCGCGCGACCGGGTGCTGCTGACCCTGCACAGGAAGCTGGGCATGTGGCTGCAGATGGGCGGACACTGCGAGCCCGGGGACGCCACGCTCGCCGACGCGGCGCTGCGCGAGGCCACGGAGGAATCCGGTATCGACGGACTCACGCTGCTTCCGGGCGGCCCGGTGACGCTGGACAGGCATGCGATCCCGGCGCCGTGCCACTGGCATCTCGATGTGCAGTACGCCGCTCTGGCGGCGCCGGACGCGGCCCCGGCGATGAGCGACGAGTCACTGGACCTGCGCTGGTTCGGCTATGCCGAGGTGGCCGATGTCGCCGACGCGTCCGTGGTGCGACTGCTGGAGCGGACCCGCGCGCGGCTGTAG
- a CDS encoding zinc-dependent metalloprotease yields the protein MSDTPFGFGLPPEEPENGDEGKKKDPAGGGQGSGGGQGGPANPFGYGFPGAGAGGADNPFAAMFGSLNPTDLGAAFQQLGQMLSYEGGPVNWDMAKQIARQTVSQGTQDGTKDASVGPAERAAVEEAVRLADLWLDGATSLPSGAGTSVAWSRAEWVEATLPAWQQLVDPVAERVGVAMGDVLPEEMQAMAGPLIGMMRSMGGAMFGQQIGQAIGVLAGEVVGSTDIGLPLGPAGKAALLPLNVEAFGKDLGVSKDEVRLYLALREAAHQRLFAHVPWLRSHLFGAVEGYARGIKVDTTKLEDVVGQFDPTHPEQLQEALQQGMFQPEETPEQKAALARLETALALVEGWVDAVVHDAAKNRLTSADALRETLRRRRASGGPAEQTFATLIGLQLRPRRLRDASRLWASLTDARGLDGRDGLWEHPDMLPTASDLDDPDGFVHREHLDFSELDKMLGEAAEGRDQNGKDDTDK from the coding sequence GTGAGTGACACCCCATTCGGATTCGGCCTTCCGCCGGAGGAGCCGGAGAACGGCGACGAGGGCAAGAAGAAGGACCCCGCCGGAGGTGGGCAGGGTTCCGGCGGCGGCCAGGGCGGCCCGGCAAACCCCTTCGGGTACGGGTTCCCGGGCGCCGGGGCAGGCGGGGCGGACAATCCGTTCGCCGCGATGTTCGGTTCGCTGAACCCGACCGACCTCGGCGCGGCCTTCCAGCAGCTCGGGCAGATGCTGAGCTATGAGGGCGGCCCGGTGAACTGGGACATGGCGAAGCAGATCGCCCGCCAGACGGTTTCCCAGGGCACCCAGGACGGCACGAAGGACGCGAGCGTCGGTCCCGCCGAGCGTGCCGCGGTCGAGGAGGCCGTGCGCCTGGCCGACCTGTGGCTGGACGGTGCGACGTCCCTGCCCTCCGGTGCCGGTACGTCCGTGGCGTGGAGCCGCGCGGAGTGGGTCGAGGCGACCCTCCCGGCCTGGCAGCAGCTCGTCGACCCGGTCGCCGAGCGCGTGGGCGTGGCGATGGGCGATGTGCTGCCCGAGGAGATGCAGGCCATGGCGGGCCCGCTGATCGGCATGATGCGCTCCATGGGCGGCGCCATGTTCGGCCAGCAGATCGGGCAGGCGATCGGCGTGCTGGCGGGTGAGGTCGTCGGTTCGACCGACATCGGGCTGCCGCTGGGCCCGGCCGGCAAGGCCGCGCTCCTTCCGCTGAACGTCGAGGCGTTCGGCAAGGACCTGGGTGTCTCCAAGGACGAGGTCCGGCTGTATCTGGCCCTGCGCGAGGCCGCCCATCAGCGGCTCTTCGCGCATGTGCCCTGGCTGCGCTCGCATCTCTTCGGCGCGGTCGAGGGGTATGCGCGCGGGATCAAGGTCGACACGACCAAGCTGGAGGACGTGGTCGGCCAGTTCGACCCGACGCACCCCGAGCAGTTGCAGGAGGCGCTCCAGCAGGGCATGTTCCAGCCCGAGGAGACCCCGGAGCAGAAGGCGGCGCTCGCCCGGCTGGAGACCGCGCTCGCGCTGGTCGAGGGCTGGGTGGACGCCGTGGTGCACGATGCCGCGAAGAACAGGCTGACGTCCGCGGACGCCCTGCGCGAGACCCTCCGTCGGCGCCGCGCCTCGGGCGGTCCCGCCGAGCAGACCTTCGCCACGCTCATCGGCCTCCAGCTGCGTCCGCGCCGGCTGCGGGACGCCTCCCGGCTGTGGGCGTCGCTCACCGACGCGCGCGGTCTGGACGGCCGCGACGGTCTGTGGGAGCACCCGGACATGCTGCCGACCGCCTCCGATCTCGACGACCCGGACGGCTTCGTCCACCGTGAGCACCTCGACTTCTCCGAGCTGGACAAGATGCTCGGCGAGGCGGCCGAGGGCCGTGACCAGAACGGCAAGGACGACACCGACAAGTGA
- a CDS encoding SDR family oxidoreductase has translation MSSPDPQVRAARNHSAPAAGRGPVVAVTGAASGVGDLLTRRLVASDEIRQVIAVDERRGEVPEAHWHILDVRDPAIAEKLRGADVVVHLALDLDLETDAAARTAYNVRGTQTVLTAAAAAGVHRVVLCTSAMVYGALPDNDIPLSEDAELRATAEATGVGDLLEIERLGRRAPRAHPGLNVTVVRPAILVGGTDTALTRYFESPRLLVVAGSRPTWQFCHVEDLVSALEYAALEKVDGEFAVGCDGWLEQEEVEELSGIRRMELPSAVALGAAARLHRIGLTPSPAGDLAYTMHPWVVSVGRLHDAGWRPQWTNEEVLAALLEEVEGRHTVAGRRLGRKDATAAAGAAGATVALLGTAALVRRARKRRGL, from the coding sequence GTGAGTTCCCCAGATCCGCAGGTTCGCGCAGCGCGAAACCATTCGGCCCCGGCCGCGGGGCGCGGCCCCGTCGTCGCGGTGACCGGCGCCGCTTCCGGCGTCGGCGACCTGCTGACCAGGCGCCTTGTCGCCTCGGACGAGATCAGACAGGTCATCGCCGTCGACGAGCGCCGCGGCGAGGTTCCCGAGGCGCACTGGCACATTCTCGACGTGCGTGACCCGGCGATCGCGGAGAAGCTGCGCGGCGCCGACGTCGTCGTGCACCTGGCGCTCGACCTCGACCTGGAGACCGATGCGGCCGCCCGGACCGCGTACAACGTGCGCGGCACCCAGACCGTGCTCACCGCGGCCGCTGCCGCGGGCGTCCACCGGGTCGTCCTGTGCACCTCGGCGATGGTCTACGGAGCGCTGCCCGACAACGACATCCCGCTCTCCGAGGACGCGGAGCTGCGCGCCACCGCCGAGGCCACCGGCGTCGGCGACCTGCTGGAGATCGAGCGCCTGGGCCGGCGCGCGCCCCGGGCCCACCCCGGGCTCAACGTCACCGTGGTCAGGCCCGCCATCCTCGTCGGCGGTACGGACACGGCTCTCACCCGCTACTTCGAGTCGCCGCGGCTGCTCGTCGTCGCCGGATCCCGCCCCACCTGGCAGTTCTGCCATGTCGAGGACCTGGTGAGCGCCCTGGAGTACGCCGCTCTGGAGAAGGTCGACGGTGAGTTCGCGGTCGGCTGCGACGGCTGGCTGGAGCAGGAGGAGGTCGAGGAGCTCAGCGGCATCCGCCGCATGGAGCTGCCCTCCGCCGTCGCCCTCGGGGCGGCTGCCCGGCTGCACCGGATCGGTCTCACCCCGTCCCCGGCGGGGGACCTCGCGTACACGATGCACCCGTGGGTCGTCAGTGTGGGCCGGCTGCACGACGCCGGGTGGCGGCCGCAGTGGACCAACGAAGAGGTGCTGGCCGCGCTGCTCGAAGAGGTCGAGGGCCGGCACACCGTCGCGGGCCGTCGTCTCGGACGCAAGGACGCGACCGCCGCCGCGGGCGCCGCGGGCGCGACCGTCGCCCTGCTCGGCACGGCCGCGCTCGTACGCCGGGCCCGCAAGCGCCGGGGCCTGTAG
- a CDS encoding molybdenum cofactor biosynthesis protein MoaE — protein MARTNDHPGEQAAADPIRLLAIRDTPLSVDEVFGAVGDSAAGGTALFVGTVRDHDGGADVDALGYSCHPSAEAELRRVAEKVAAEYPVRALAAVHRVGDLEIGDLAVVVAVSCPHRGEAFEACRKLIDDLKHEVPIWKHQKFSDGTEEWVGAC, from the coding sequence ATGGCACGCACGAACGACCACCCCGGTGAGCAGGCCGCAGCGGACCCGATCCGGCTGCTGGCGATCCGCGACACCCCTCTCTCCGTCGACGAGGTGTTCGGCGCCGTCGGCGACTCCGCGGCCGGCGGCACGGCGCTCTTCGTGGGCACGGTGCGCGATCACGACGGTGGCGCGGACGTCGACGCGCTCGGCTATTCGTGCCACCCCTCCGCCGAGGCGGAGCTGCGTCGTGTCGCGGAGAAGGTCGCCGCGGAGTATCCGGTGCGAGCCCTCGCGGCCGTCCACCGTGTGGGTGACCTGGAGATCGGGGATCTGGCGGTGGTCGTCGCCGTTTCGTGCCCGCACCGGGGGGAGGCGTTCGAGGCCTGCCGGAAGCTGATCGACGACCTGAAGCACGAGGTCCCGATCTGGAAGCACCAGAAATTCTCGGATGGTACGGAGGAGTGGGTCGGCGCCTGCTGA
- a CDS encoding YlbL family protein: MPRRTATMLASTLILIVLLCVGVFLTPPYSEMSPGPTVNTLGDSGGEPVLQISGRKTYPTTGHLNMTTVRVTGAEYRMNLAEVVYGWLAHDNVVVPHETLYPDGKTEQQSNQENAEEFSQSQESAKVAALRELGIPVKSRVVVSSIRKESPAQGALHAGDVIKAVDGTPVDKPDDVSKAVVKHAPGSKVSFTIVPAKEAAAAEKAGKELAGGKDVQVGTVRSEEAKRTVVGITAGTDHTFPFHIDIKLADVGGPSAGLMFALGIVDKLTPGDLTGGKFVAGTGTIDDQGVVGPIGGIEMKLVGARKAGAEYFLTPSDNCASAASDIPEGLTLVRVKTIDDATKALEKIRSGNTAGLPSCSKS, encoded by the coding sequence ATGCCACGCCGCACAGCGACGATGCTCGCCTCCACCTTGATCCTCATTGTGCTGCTTTGCGTGGGCGTGTTCCTGACCCCGCCGTATTCCGAGATGTCGCCCGGGCCGACCGTGAACACCCTCGGTGACTCCGGTGGCGAGCCGGTGCTCCAGATCTCCGGCCGCAAGACCTACCCGACGACCGGTCACCTCAACATGACGACGGTCCGGGTCACCGGCGCGGAGTACCGGATGAACCTGGCGGAGGTCGTCTACGGCTGGCTGGCTCATGACAACGTCGTGGTGCCGCACGAGACCCTGTATCCGGACGGCAAGACGGAACAGCAGTCCAACCAGGAGAACGCCGAGGAGTTCAGCCAGTCCCAGGAGAGCGCCAAGGTCGCCGCCCTGCGTGAGCTGGGGATCCCGGTGAAGTCCCGGGTCGTCGTCTCCTCGATCCGCAAGGAGAGCCCGGCGCAGGGGGCGCTGCACGCCGGCGACGTGATCAAGGCCGTCGACGGCACGCCGGTGGACAAGCCGGACGATGTCTCCAAGGCCGTCGTCAAGCACGCCCCCGGTTCGAAGGTGAGCTTCACCATCGTGCCGGCGAAGGAGGCGGCCGCGGCGGAGAAGGCCGGCAAGGAACTCGCCGGCGGCAAGGACGTGCAGGTCGGCACCGTCAGGTCGGAGGAGGCCAAGCGGACCGTCGTGGGCATCACGGCCGGGACGGACCACACCTTCCCCTTCCATATCGACATCAAGCTCGCCGATGTGGGCGGCCCCAGCGCCGGACTGATGTTCGCGCTCGGCATCGTCGACAAGCTCACCCCGGGCGATCTGACGGGCGGCAAGTTCGTCGCGGGCACCGGCACCATCGACGACCAGGGCGTCGTCGGGCCGATCGGCGGGATCGAGATGAAGCTCGTCGGCGCGCGGAAGGCGGGAGCGGAGTACTTCCTGACGCCCAGCGACAACTGCGCGTCCGCGGCCTCCGACATCCCTGAAGGGCTGACCCTGGTCAGGGTCAAGACCATCGACGACGCCACGAAGGCGCTGGAGAAGATCCGCAGCGGAAACACCGCGGGACTGCCCAGCTGCTCCAAGAGCTGA
- a CDS encoding PPA1309 family protein, with translation MSNVSPGGPPMAASPLTRAVLEIDEYASGLGWDQPARLFALVDTAQLRTQEPGLAAQLGLDEGDAGAPLTPVEQDEIPSGTPLDEFLGTIAWPDAVAGCALTVERLMLPPSAEASVPEGLDEAGLAEWVAAHPGRQEVRMTVAVLRDGARESALRLREKDSPTEVLTGSELVPGLAEALSATFEA, from the coding sequence ATGTCCAACGTTTCCCCCGGCGGCCCTCCGATGGCCGCGAGCCCGCTCACACGAGCAGTGCTCGAAATCGACGAGTACGCGTCCGGCCTCGGCTGGGACCAGCCGGCCCGGCTCTTCGCTCTCGTCGACACCGCGCAGCTGCGCACCCAGGAGCCGGGCCTCGCCGCCCAGCTCGGTCTCGACGAAGGGGACGCGGGCGCTCCGCTCACCCCGGTCGAGCAGGACGAGATCCCCTCTGGCACCCCGCTGGACGAGTTCCTCGGAACGATCGCCTGGCCCGACGCGGTGGCGGGCTGCGCCCTGACCGTCGAGCGGCTGATGCTGCCGCCGTCCGCGGAGGCGTCCGTCCCCGAGGGCCTCGACGAGGCCGGACTGGCCGAGTGGGTCGCCGCCCACCCGGGCCGGCAGGAGGTCCGGATGACGGTCGCGGTACTCCGCGACGGCGCCCGCGAGTCGGCACTGCGCCTGCGGGAGAAGGACTCCCCGACCGAGGTGCTCACCGGCTCCGAGCTGGTGCCGGGGCTGGCGGAGGCACTCTCGGCGACGTTCGAGGCGTAG
- a CDS encoding UPF0182 family membrane protein produces MPDRGGGPTGPRIRVGRPSRRVRTLLMTLGVLAVLAMAFVMFAGFWTDWLWYRSVKYSSVFTTTLWTKIGLFAVFGLLMAGAVGLNIWLAHRLRPPLSAMSLEQQSLDRYRMGIAPYKKWVLLGITALVGLIAGASASSQWRTWLMWVNGVPFGQKDPQFRMDVAFYAFDLPWYRFLLGFGFAAAVLSLIAAALTHYLYGGLRVTSPGARATAAATGHLSVLLGIFVALKAVAYWLDRYGLAVKSSDFKAAGNWTGLRYVDANAYLPAKTILFCIAVICAVLFFATLWRRTWQLPVIGFGLMVLSAILIGGLYPAIVQKFQVQPNEQAKEAPYIQKNIEATREAYGIAAAKAEDYPGKGDPKRKAQQREDATTAASYRVVDSNVVSPAFQQLQQERKYYQFPATLDVDRYTGPDGKPQDTVIGLRELNIKGIPKRNWINDHFTYTHGYGAIAAKGTSVIDDPDKGTVGAPDFTESGLPTTGQLGKYEQRIYYGEKTEQYSIVGGPQKELDYEKNGEETTSYKGKSGVNLSNAFNRAAYAVSFSEPQILYSGAIGEGSRILYNRTPKERVEAVAPWLTIDGDAYPAVVDGRIKWIVDAYTTTNGYPYASRTTLGDTTADSLTDRQRAVVAQQNQVNYIRNSVKATVDAYDGTVDLYQWDTKDPVLKTWMKAFPDTVKEKSEIEPGLLAHLRYPQDMFKVQRELLTRYHVTDPEQFYSGSDAWQVPDDPTKKDGSAVPPYYLSLKMPGENDQKFSLTTTFTPSGRPNLGAFMAIDADATGEGYGAIRLLRVTSTVQGPSQVQSELNSVPEVATFVRDLRGTDSEIDYGNLLTVPLDGGFLYIEPVYARGGAANYPLLKKVAVSYGGKPVFKDSLAEALNAVFGVDGAQPPTTTPPPPTDTTQPPATGSAALKQAIADAQKAYDEGQAALKKNDWAAYGKAQADLQAALERAAAAQPGTPSG; encoded by the coding sequence ATGCCGGACCGCGGCGGAGGCCCGACCGGGCCACGGATCAGAGTGGGTCGGCCGTCCCGGCGCGTCCGTACGCTGCTGATGACACTCGGCGTGCTGGCCGTGCTCGCCATGGCCTTTGTCATGTTCGCCGGGTTCTGGACCGACTGGCTCTGGTACCGCTCGGTCAAGTACTCGTCGGTGTTCACCACGACCCTGTGGACCAAGATCGGTCTGTTCGCGGTCTTCGGCCTGCTGATGGCGGGCGCGGTGGGGCTGAACATCTGGCTGGCGCACCGGCTGCGGCCGCCGCTCAGCGCGATGTCGCTGGAGCAGCAGAGCCTCGACCGGTACCGGATGGGCATCGCCCCGTACAAGAAGTGGGTGCTCCTCGGGATCACCGCGCTGGTCGGGCTGATCGCCGGAGCCTCCGCGTCCTCCCAGTGGCGCACCTGGCTGATGTGGGTCAACGGAGTGCCGTTCGGCCAGAAGGACCCGCAGTTCCGGATGGACGTGGCCTTCTACGCGTTCGATCTGCCCTGGTACCGGTTCCTGCTCGGCTTCGGCTTCGCCGCCGCCGTGCTCTCGCTGATCGCCGCCGCGCTCACCCACTATCTGTACGGCGGGCTGCGCGTCACCAGCCCGGGTGCCCGGGCGACCGCCGCGGCCACCGGCCATCTGTCCGTGCTGCTCGGCATCTTCGTCGCGCTCAAGGCCGTTGCCTACTGGCTCGACCGGTACGGCCTGGCCGTGAAGTCCAGTGACTTCAAGGCGGCCGGAAACTGGACGGGCCTGCGCTACGTCGACGCGAACGCGTATCTGCCGGCCAAGACCATCCTCTTCTGCATCGCGGTCATCTGCGCCGTGCTGTTCTTCGCGACGCTGTGGCGGCGCACCTGGCAGCTGCCCGTGATCGGCTTCGGCCTGATGGTGCTGTCGGCGATCCTCATCGGCGGGCTGTACCCGGCGATCGTGCAGAAGTTCCAGGTCCAGCCGAACGAGCAGGCCAAGGAAGCGCCGTACATCCAGAAGAACATCGAGGCGACGCGCGAGGCCTACGGCATCGCCGCGGCCAAGGCGGAGGACTACCCGGGCAAGGGCGACCCGAAGCGCAAGGCGCAGCAGCGCGAGGACGCCACCACGGCCGCCAGCTACCGGGTCGTCGACTCCAACGTGGTCTCGCCCGCCTTCCAGCAGCTCCAGCAGGAGCGGAAGTACTACCAGTTCCCCGCGACCCTGGACGTCGACCGGTACACCGGACCGGACGGAAAGCCGCAGGACACGGTCATCGGTCTGCGCGAGCTCAACATCAAGGGCATCCCCAAGCGCAACTGGATCAACGACCACTTCACCTACACCCACGGCTACGGAGCGATCGCGGCCAAGGGCACGAGCGTGATCGACGATCCCGACAAGGGCACGGTCGGCGCTCCCGACTTCACCGAGTCCGGTCTGCCCACCACCGGCCAGCTCGGCAAGTACGAGCAGCGGATCTACTACGGCGAGAAGACCGAGCAGTACTCGATCGTGGGCGGCCCGCAGAAGGAGCTCGACTACGAGAAGAACGGTGAGGAGACCACCAGCTACAAGGGCAAGAGCGGGGTCAACCTCTCCAACGCGTTCAACAGGGCGGCGTACGCCGTGTCGTTCAGCGAGCCGCAGATCCTCTACTCGGGAGCGATCGGCGAGGGCTCGCGGATCCTCTACAACCGCACGCCCAAGGAGCGCGTCGAGGCGGTGGCCCCCTGGCTCACCATCGACGGCGACGCCTACCCGGCGGTGGTCGACGGCCGCATCAAGTGGATCGTCGACGCGTACACCACGACGAACGGCTACCCCTACGCATCCCGTACGACGCTGGGGGACACCACGGCCGACTCGCTGACCGACAGGCAGCGGGCCGTCGTCGCGCAGCAGAACCAGGTCAACTACATCCGCAACTCGGTGAAGGCCACCGTCGACGCCTACGACGGCACGGTCGACCTGTACCAGTGGGACACCAAGGATCCGGTTCTGAAGACCTGGATGAAGGCCTTCCCCGACACGGTCAAGGAGAAGAGCGAGATCGAGCCGGGGCTGCTGGCCCATCTCCGCTACCCGCAGGACATGTTCAAGGTCCAGCGGGAGCTGCTCACGCGGTACCACGTGACGGACCCCGAGCAGTTCTACAGCGGCAGTGACGCCTGGCAGGTCCCGGACGACCCGACGAAGAAGGACGGCAGCGCGGTTCCGCCGTACTACCTGAGCCTGAAGATGCCGGGCGAGAACGACCAGAAGTTCTCGCTGACGACGACGTTCACGCCCAGCGGGCGGCCCAACCTCGGTGCGTTCATGGCGATCGACGCCGATGCGACCGGCGAGGGCTACGGCGCGATCAGGCTGTTGAGAGTCACCTCGACCGTGCAGGGCCCCTCGCAGGTGCAGAGCGAGCTCAACAGCGTGCCGGAGGTCGCGACGTTCGTCCGCGACCTCAGAGGCACCGACTCGGAGATCGACTACGGCAATCTCCTCACGGTGCCGCTGGACGGCGGGTTCCTCTACATCGAGCCGGTCTACGCACGAGGCGGCGCGGCGAACTACCCGCTGCTGAAGAAGGTGGCCGTGTCCTACGGCGGCAAGCCGGTCTTCAAGGACAGCCTGGCGGAGGCGTTGAACGCGGTGTTCGGGGTGGACGGGGCACAGCCGCCCACGACGACCCCACCACCGCCGACCGACACGACACAGCCGCCGGCGACGGGCAGCGCGGCGCTGAAGCAGGCCATCGCGGACGCCCAGAAGGCGTACGACGAGGGGCAGGCGGCGCTCAAGAAGAACGACTGGGCGGCGTACGGCAAGGCGCAGGCGGATCTCCAGGCGGCGCTCGAGCGAGCCGCCGCGGCACAGCCGGGGACGCCGAGCGGCTGA
- a CDS encoding tetratricopeptide repeat protein yields MGIMGDRATLLKTGRFVHEHAGTAVAAVGVAAVMAVDAVDPLESLTPVEPMAASDSEAETEARHRRAAETGDVASISALGAMLLRRGDLDGAEPHLRTATAEGDRAAANNLGVLLHQRGYADEAAGWWRIAAVAGSAAAAHALGRHFRERGDEPAAEYWLRQSAEQGHALGAYALADLLEHRSEPGAERWLRAAADQGHREAAYRLARALERQALATDVPADRDKGGDADADAGSGAAAVVRDDDSRAVGTTASDVSGGPDAPMAFAEGGTAGAAEALRETEQWYRQAAARGHRRAALHLGGILERRGELKEAARWYLTSAKDGEARAACALGFLLRDAGDEESAAVWWLRAAQDGDGNAANALGALHAARGEQQSAERWYRTAMDAGDVNGAYNLGLLCAAQGRTSQAEQWYRRAAYAGHREAANALAVLLLQAGDATGAEPWFSKAAESGSVDAAFNLGILYAGRDDDRTALRWYERAAAAGHTEAALQVGMASLRDGDEQTAERHLRCAAGGGSAEAAFRLATLLDARQPLPGPPALGEPVGEKTECEEWYERAAEQGHRRAQVRVGMLAAARGDIADAARWYREAADAGSRNGAFNLGLLLAREGNEREAALWWTRAARAGHGRAALRLALLAARRGELTEGQRWCARAVELGPAEVAKRAEALREALHQELTA; encoded by the coding sequence ATGGGAATTATGGGGGACAGGGCAACTCTGTTGAAGACAGGGCGGTTTGTGCACGAACACGCCGGTACCGCGGTGGCCGCGGTGGGCGTGGCCGCCGTGATGGCCGTCGACGCCGTGGATCCGCTCGAGTCCCTGACGCCTGTGGAGCCCATGGCCGCCTCCGATTCCGAGGCGGAGACCGAGGCCAGGCACCGTCGCGCGGCCGAGACCGGGGACGTCGCGTCCATCAGCGCCCTCGGTGCGATGCTGCTGCGCCGTGGCGACCTCGATGGTGCGGAGCCGCATCTGCGCACGGCCACCGCCGAGGGCGACCGGGCCGCCGCGAACAATCTGGGTGTGCTGCTGCACCAGCGCGGTTACGCCGACGAGGCGGCCGGCTGGTGGCGTATCGCCGCCGTCGCCGGCTCCGCCGCCGCGGCGCACGCGCTCGGCCGGCACTTCCGGGAGCGCGGCGACGAGCCCGCCGCCGAGTACTGGCTGCGCCAGTCCGCCGAGCAGGGCCATGCGCTCGGCGCGTACGCCCTGGCCGACCTGCTGGAGCACCGCAGCGAGCCGGGTGCGGAGCGCTGGCTTCGCGCGGCTGCCGACCAGGGGCATCGCGAGGCCGCCTACCGCCTGGCCCGTGCGCTGGAGCGGCAGGCGCTCGCCACGGACGTACCAGCGGACAGGGACAAGGGCGGGGACGCGGATGCGGACGCCGGTTCCGGCGCCGCAGCCGTGGTCCGTGACGACGACAGCCGTGCGGTGGGGACGACGGCCTCGGACGTGTCCGGCGGTCCGGACGCGCCCATGGCGTTCGCCGAGGGCGGGACGGCCGGAGCAGCGGAAGCGCTGCGGGAGACCGAGCAGTGGTACCGGCAGGCCGCCGCGCGTGGGCACCGGCGGGCCGCGCTGCATCTCGGGGGCATCCTCGAGCGGCGGGGCGAGCTCAAGGAGGCCGCGCGCTGGTACCTCACGTCCGCGAAGGACGGAGAGGCACGCGCCGCGTGTGCGCTGGGATTCCTGCTGAGGGACGCGGGCGACGAGGAGAGCGCCGCCGTGTGGTGGCTGCGGGCCGCCCAGGACGGCGATGGCAACGCTGCCAACGCGCTGGGCGCACTGCACGCCGCACGCGGTGAGCAGCAGTCCGCGGAGCGCTGGTACCGCACCGCCATGGACGCGGGCGACGTCAACGGTGCGTACAACCTGGGTCTGCTCTGCGCGGCCCAGGGCCGTACGAGCCAGGCCGAGCAGTGGTACCGCCGTGCCGCCTACGCCGGGCACCGCGAGGCCGCCAACGCGCTCGCCGTACTGCTGCTGCAGGCCGGGGACGCGACGGGCGCCGAGCCCTGGTTCTCCAAGGCCGCGGAGTCGGGGAGCGTGGACGCCGCGTTCAACCTCGGCATCCTGTACGCGGGCCGGGACGACGACCGTACGGCCCTGCGCTGGTACGAGCGCGCCGCCGCCGCCGGACACACCGAGGCCGCCCTCCAGGTCGGCATGGCCAGTCTGCGCGACGGGGACGAGCAGACCGCCGAGCGCCATCTGCGGTGCGCGGCGGGCGGCGGCAGTGCCGAGGCCGCGTTCAGGCTCGCGACGCTGCTGGACGCCCGTCAGCCGCTGCCCGGCCCGCCGGCGCTCGGTGAGCCCGTGGGTGAGAAGACCGAGTGCGAGGAGTGGTACGAGCGTGCGGCCGAGCAGGGGCACCGGCGTGCCCAGGTGCGCGTCGGCATGCTCGCGGCGGCTCGCGGTGACATCGCCGACGCGGCCCGCTGGTACCGGGAGGCCGCCGACGCGGGCAGCCGCAACGGTGCGTTCAACCTCGGGCTGCTGCTCGCCCGCGAGGGCAACGAGCGTGAGGCCGCCCTGTGGTGGACCCGCGCCGCACGGGCCGGTCACGGCCGCGCGGCGCTGCGGCTCGCACTGCTCGCCGCGCGCCGCGGCGAGCTCACCGAGGGTCAGCGCTGGTGTGCCCGTGCCGTGGAGCTGGGGCCCGCCGAGGTCGCCAAGCGGGCCGAGGCGCTGCGGGAGGCGCTGCACCAGGAACTCACGGCGTGA
- a CDS encoding Fur family transcriptional regulator gives MSDLLERLRGRGWRMTAQRRVVAEVLDGEHVHLTADEVHARAVERLPEISRATVYNTLGELVSLGEVLEVSTDRRAKRYDPNAHQPHQHLVCAHCGSIRDVHPTGNPLTDLPATERFGFTISDVEVTYRGLCPDCASA, from the coding sequence ATGAGCGACCTGTTGGAACGACTGCGCGGACGCGGCTGGCGTATGACCGCGCAGCGGCGCGTCGTGGCCGAAGTTCTCGACGGTGAGCACGTCCATCTGACCGCCGACGAGGTGCACGCACGCGCCGTCGAGCGGCTGCCCGAGATCTCCCGGGCGACGGTGTACAACACGCTGGGTGAGCTGGTCTCGCTGGGCGAGGTCCTGGAGGTGTCCACGGACCGTCGCGCCAAGCGCTACGACCCGAACGCCCACCAGCCGCACCAGCACCTGGTCTGCGCCCACTGCGGCTCGATCCGCGACGTCCACCCGACCGGCAATCCGCTCACGGACCTTCCGGCGACGGAGCGCTTCGGCTTCACGATCTCCGACGTCGAGGTCACGTACCGGGGCCTCTGCCCGGACTGCGCGAGCGCTTAG